Proteins from a single region of Pseudarthrobacter sp. NIBRBAC000502772:
- a CDS encoding IclR family transcriptional regulator, whose product MAARNDPDKDADAQAGGVQSVDRALQILDILAREGDAGVSEIAEEMGIHKSTVSRLVGSLVGRELVRQNSERGKYQLGFGILRLASSIPGRLSVVHEAREVLESLAAAYKETVNLAVLRSNFAVNVDQAMGPSTLATYDWVGSLTPLHATSSGKVLLAALTADERDTIFKRIGLPARTPRTITNRSELEKQLLDVARNGYAVVHEEFEIGLTAVAVPIYNHLGNVIAAVSISGPAFRFTPEEQPGLVDGLKDAGLTISTKMGYRRR is encoded by the coding sequence ATGGCCGCACGCAATGACCCGGACAAGGACGCAGATGCGCAGGCTGGAGGCGTCCAATCGGTGGACCGCGCCCTCCAGATCCTGGACATCCTGGCCCGCGAAGGCGACGCCGGCGTCAGTGAAATCGCCGAAGAGATGGGCATACACAAGTCCACCGTGTCGAGGCTTGTGGGATCCTTGGTCGGGCGCGAGCTGGTGCGGCAGAACAGCGAACGTGGAAAGTACCAGCTGGGATTTGGCATCCTGCGCCTGGCATCGTCCATCCCGGGCAGGTTGAGCGTAGTTCACGAAGCCAGGGAGGTCCTCGAGAGCCTCGCAGCGGCATATAAGGAAACAGTCAACCTGGCCGTGCTGCGATCGAATTTTGCGGTCAACGTGGACCAGGCAATGGGACCCTCAACGCTGGCCACGTATGACTGGGTGGGCAGCCTGACACCGCTGCACGCCACGTCCAGTGGAAAAGTGCTGCTCGCTGCCCTGACTGCCGACGAAAGGGACACGATCTTCAAGAGGATCGGCCTCCCAGCCCGCACGCCTCGTACCATCACCAACCGCTCGGAGCTGGAGAAGCAGCTGCTGGACGTCGCCCGCAATGGCTATGCCGTCGTTCACGAGGAGTTCGAGATCGGGCTGACGGCGGTTGCAGTGCCGATCTACAACCACCTGGGAAACGTCATCGCTGCGGTGAGTATTTCCGGCCCCGCCTTCCGGTTTACGCCGGAAGAACAGCCCGGGCTTGTTGACGGCCTCAAGGATGCAGGCCTGACCATCAGCACAAAAATGGGCTACAGGCGCCGGTAG
- a CDS encoding GntR family transcriptional regulator, whose protein sequence is MPTRQVDESFADFAYRVLCDELIVLDIKPGEPLNDEVISKRLGVGRTPIREAMKRLESDHLVVAYPRRGTFAAGVDITDLAEISEIRHLLEPAAAARAARMASPQLRQEIKEFAREVGELLPVMHSQRDLMRLDMRVHRMIYRATGSRHLEDVLIRYDNLATRIWSLVLEKLPPVSEHIAQHIELLECIAEGDYEAAARLTTKHVTDFENLIKAVL, encoded by the coding sequence ATGCCAACGAGGCAGGTGGACGAGTCCTTTGCCGACTTCGCCTACAGGGTGCTCTGTGATGAACTGATCGTTTTGGACATCAAGCCTGGTGAACCATTGAATGACGAAGTGATTTCCAAGCGGCTCGGAGTGGGGAGGACACCCATCCGGGAGGCCATGAAGCGCCTTGAGAGCGACCACCTGGTGGTGGCGTATCCCCGCCGGGGAACATTCGCCGCAGGGGTGGACATCACGGATCTGGCTGAAATCTCCGAAATCCGGCACCTTTTGGAGCCTGCGGCCGCAGCACGGGCTGCCCGAATGGCATCGCCGCAGCTCCGGCAGGAGATCAAGGAATTTGCCAGGGAAGTCGGGGAGCTCCTGCCGGTAATGCACTCCCAGCGGGACCTGATGCGCCTGGACATGCGGGTACACCGGATGATCTACCGGGCCACAGGGAGCCGGCATCTTGAGGATGTCCTGATCCGGTATGACAACCTGGCGACGCGGATCTGGAGCCTGGTGCTGGAGAAACTTCCTCCGGTATCCGAGCACATTGCCCAGCACATTGAGCTGCTCGAGTGCATCGCGGAAGGGGATTACGAAGCTGCTGCGCGGCTGACCACCAAGCATGTGACGGACTTTGAGAACCTCATCAAGGCCGTCCTGTAG
- the fdhD gene encoding formate dehydrogenase accessory sulfurtransferase FdhD yields MARMTQRRKIHRFQLDGSGAEYPVRFKEDVLAAEEPLEIRIGGRSFAVTMRTPGDDFDLVAGFLVSEGIISSPSELVSLRFCTGDAGGEQTYNVVEAQLRPDVPMPDTMRHVYTSTSCGICGTDSIDSVRKTLPFDPAQDTLQIPADVLAELPERLREAQAVFDKTGGVHAAGLFKVDGARPELLCLREDVGRHNAVDKVVGWALRQNLLPLSGTVLQVSGRASFELVQKAAMAGIPVLSAVSAPSSLAADLAVETGLTLVGFSRGHSLNVYAGRERLGRPQKVAREETYARL; encoded by the coding sequence ATGGCCCGCATGACACAGCGCCGCAAGATCCACCGCTTCCAGCTGGATGGTTCCGGCGCCGAATACCCGGTGCGGTTCAAGGAAGACGTACTCGCCGCCGAGGAGCCCCTGGAAATCCGCATCGGCGGCCGCTCCTTCGCTGTCACCATGAGGACCCCGGGGGACGATTTTGACCTGGTGGCCGGGTTCCTGGTCTCGGAAGGCATCATCAGTTCCCCCTCCGAGCTGGTATCGCTGCGCTTTTGCACCGGCGATGCCGGGGGAGAACAGACATATAACGTAGTCGAGGCCCAGCTAAGGCCGGATGTACCCATGCCTGACACCATGCGGCACGTCTACACCTCAACCTCCTGCGGCATCTGTGGGACAGACTCGATCGACTCCGTCCGCAAGACCCTTCCCTTCGATCCTGCCCAGGACACGCTGCAGATTCCCGCGGATGTCCTCGCCGAACTGCCGGAGCGGCTTCGCGAGGCCCAGGCGGTCTTCGACAAGACGGGCGGCGTCCACGCGGCTGGCCTGTTCAAAGTAGATGGCGCCCGCCCTGAGTTGCTTTGTCTCCGGGAGGATGTCGGACGCCATAACGCTGTGGACAAAGTGGTGGGATGGGCGCTGCGCCAAAACCTGCTGCCTCTGAGTGGCACCGTCCTCCAGGTGTCCGGGCGCGCGTCTTTCGAACTTGTCCAGAAGGCCGCCATGGCCGGCATTCCCGTTCTGTCTGCCGTGAGCGCCCCCTCGAGCCTGGCCGCCGACCTCGCCGTCGAGACCGGACTGACGCTGGTTGGATTCAGCCGGGGACACAGCCTGAACGTCTACGCCGGTCGCGAAAGGCTTGGCCGTCCGCAGAAGGTGGCCCGCGAGGAAACCTATGCCAGGCTTTGA
- a CDS encoding cyclodeaminase/cyclohydrolase family protein — MISSETINDYLARLASREPTPGGGAAAALHAAQGAALVAMVARYTTGTKYQQHAELVTRIISSADALVAQALRLADADQHAFQGVIDAYKLPAGTDSLKAERTASIQDALVQAAETPAELILLAGAIVDLATELFEVANVNVISDVAAAVDAARAAATTARVNIDINVVAIKDTEARSRLAEQTDGLEEKVVLAADSLAKRVRERILG; from the coding sequence ATGATCAGTTCAGAAACAATAAACGACTATCTCGCCAGGCTTGCCTCGCGCGAACCCACCCCAGGCGGCGGCGCAGCCGCGGCACTCCACGCCGCCCAGGGGGCGGCCCTTGTCGCCATGGTGGCCAGGTACACCACCGGCACGAAATACCAACAGCACGCCGAACTCGTCACCAGGATCATCAGCAGCGCCGACGCACTGGTGGCCCAGGCCCTGCGCCTCGCGGACGCCGACCAGCACGCGTTCCAAGGCGTCATCGATGCCTACAAGCTCCCCGCCGGTACTGACTCCCTCAAGGCCGAACGGACAGCATCCATCCAGGACGCGCTCGTCCAGGCTGCGGAAACACCGGCAGAACTGATTCTCCTTGCCGGTGCCATCGTGGATCTTGCCACGGAACTGTTCGAGGTGGCCAATGTCAACGTGATCAGTGACGTCGCCGCCGCCGTCGACGCAGCCCGGGCAGCCGCCACCACTGCACGGGTGAACATCGACATCAATGTAGTGGCCATCAAGGACACCGAGGCACGTTCCCGGCTGGCTGAGCAGACGGACGGCCTTGAGGAAAAGGTCGTCCTGGCAGCCGACTCGCTGGCGAAGCGTGTGCGCGAAAGGATTCTCGGTTGA
- the folE gene encoding GTP cyclohydrolase I FolE, with protein sequence MSSVLTTEAIVTKGVDGPRVERAVREYLLAIGEDPERPGLVDTPARVARAAAEMFGGLHEDPLVVLDKTFDLGHGEMVIVKDIPFYSTCEHHLVPFHGVAHVGYIPSAEGLVTGLSKLARLVDVFARRPQVQERLTTQVVEALVESLRPLGAIVVIECEHLCMSMRGVRKPGAKTITSAVRGELRLPAARAEALSLIHGR encoded by the coding sequence GTGAGCTCCGTCCTGACGACGGAAGCAATCGTCACGAAGGGTGTGGACGGGCCAAGGGTGGAACGGGCTGTCCGCGAATACCTCCTGGCCATCGGGGAGGACCCCGAAAGGCCTGGGCTGGTGGACACGCCGGCCCGCGTTGCCCGCGCCGCCGCGGAAATGTTCGGCGGGCTCCATGAGGATCCCCTGGTAGTCCTGGACAAGACCTTCGACCTCGGCCACGGTGAAATGGTCATCGTTAAGGACATCCCGTTCTATTCCACCTGCGAACATCACCTGGTGCCGTTCCATGGCGTGGCGCACGTGGGCTACATCCCGTCCGCTGAGGGACTCGTAACCGGCCTCAGCAAGCTTGCCAGGCTGGTGGACGTCTTTGCGCGCAGGCCGCAGGTCCAGGAGAGGCTCACCACCCAGGTGGTGGAGGCGCTGGTCGAATCGCTGCGGCCACTGGGTGCGATTGTCGTGATCGAGTGCGAGCACCTGTGCATGTCAATGCGGGGCGTCCGCAAGCCCGGGGCAAAGACCATCACGTCCGCAGTCCGTGGTGAACTGCGCCTGCCGGCCGCCCGGGCCGAAGCGCTGAGTCTCATCCACGGTCGATAA
- a CDS encoding molybdopterin molybdotransferase MoeA, translating to MLAQDTATIGSSSELRSAWPPSGHPSPTWLEARQLAFDCAVPLAPVEVPLALAAGHALTRNVSALQELPHYDSSAMDGWAINGDGPWILAGHEPFLRPGSASVIATGGLVPVGSQSILRKESGQIHQDADGSLLLRLTDNAKEGEPGLGQHIRLAGEEAAAGEVLIPAGTTLNPGHIALAAVAGHDNLHVQAKPMVGIVLTGSEVVTSGVPEPGHVRDTFGPQLGTVISLLGGTPAGSLRIGDSYPEWLAAIGGSDAFPGRMPDLTITTGGTGCSGTDHFRAAIAALGGRLLVDGIAMRPGHPAVLARLPDGRFVVGLPGNPLAAMMALITMGAPLLEALGGRPLSAIGQVTSAADVDPCPGRTRLIPCTFIEGLAFPTSHTGPGMMRGLAWADGVMAVPPAGVQSGEPVSVLPLPWTQANETILSTTNRARSSAWPA from the coding sequence TTGCTGGCCCAAGATACCGCCACCATCGGCAGCAGTTCGGAGTTGCGCTCTGCATGGCCACCTTCCGGACATCCCTCCCCCACCTGGCTCGAAGCCCGGCAACTGGCTTTCGATTGCGCGGTTCCACTCGCGCCCGTGGAGGTTCCCCTCGCATTGGCAGCAGGCCACGCGCTTACCCGCAACGTCTCCGCCCTGCAAGAACTCCCCCATTACGACTCTTCTGCCATGGATGGCTGGGCAATCAACGGCGACGGTCCATGGATCCTTGCCGGCCACGAACCCTTTTTGCGCCCCGGGAGTGCCAGCGTCATAGCCACCGGCGGACTGGTACCTGTTGGCTCCCAGTCGATACTCCGCAAGGAAAGTGGCCAGATCCACCAAGATGCCGACGGCAGCCTTCTCCTGCGGCTCACTGACAACGCAAAGGAAGGTGAGCCGGGCCTCGGCCAACACATTCGTCTCGCGGGCGAGGAAGCTGCTGCAGGTGAGGTGCTGATCCCCGCCGGCACAACACTGAACCCGGGCCACATTGCCCTCGCCGCCGTGGCTGGCCACGACAACCTGCATGTGCAGGCCAAGCCCATGGTCGGCATCGTATTGACCGGTTCCGAAGTGGTCACGTCAGGCGTTCCGGAACCAGGACATGTCCGGGACACTTTTGGTCCGCAGCTGGGGACGGTCATTTCCCTTCTGGGGGGCACGCCTGCCGGCTCCCTGCGGATCGGGGATTCCTACCCCGAGTGGCTCGCGGCAATTGGCGGGTCTGACGCGTTCCCCGGGCGGATGCCGGACCTGACCATAACCACCGGCGGAACCGGCTGTTCCGGGACAGATCATTTTCGCGCCGCCATAGCTGCCCTCGGCGGACGGCTGTTGGTGGATGGCATCGCCATGCGGCCGGGCCACCCGGCAGTCCTGGCGAGGCTCCCGGACGGCCGCTTCGTCGTCGGGCTGCCCGGTAACCCCCTGGCAGCAATGATGGCTCTCATCACTATGGGTGCACCGCTGCTGGAGGCACTCGGCGGCAGGCCCCTGAGCGCCATTGGACAGGTGACTTCCGCGGCTGACGTTGATCCGTGCCCCGGCCGTACGCGACTGATTCCCTGCACGTTCATCGAGGGGCTTGCCTTCCCCACCTCGCATACGGGGCCCGGCATGATGCGTGGACTGGCTTGGGCCGACGGCGTCATGGCCGTTCCCCCTGCTGGAGTCCAGTCCGGCGAGCCGGTTTCCGTGCTCCCACTCCCCTGGACGCAGGCCAACGAAACAATCCTTTCCACCACCAACCGAGCACGGAGCAGCGCATGGCCCGCATGA
- a CDS encoding methylenetetrahydrofolate reductase: protein MSKEAVARVRLEVVPSADLLTQLAAALDTTGSVSVTCLPHHGPARTVEASVHLARLGYHTVPHLAARSITGEAELHSLLLQLQEAGVSELFLVAGDRRTPAGPYSWSGELLEAVNAYSPDFSIGIAGYPEGHPQLSQEQLSSSLLTKAPLASSMVTQMCFSAEAISRYVRSIRTSGIQLPVWVGVPGPVSVRKLVSLGARLGVGRSLKLARGTGMAGALWRRDDFLSYDSGRLIREVHQELAGDPLFAGFHVYTFNDLGRLPGLLDDLRALQPTISLAPGSTSIPLFPAKI from the coding sequence ATGAGCAAGGAAGCTGTTGCAAGGGTACGGCTGGAAGTTGTTCCGTCCGCCGATCTGCTCACGCAACTCGCCGCGGCTCTTGACACCACGGGATCCGTCAGCGTGACGTGCCTCCCGCACCACGGGCCTGCCCGGACCGTAGAGGCGTCCGTCCACCTGGCACGCCTCGGTTACCACACAGTTCCCCATCTCGCAGCCCGCAGCATCACAGGTGAGGCAGAACTCCATTCGCTGCTGCTGCAGCTGCAGGAGGCCGGCGTCTCGGAGCTGTTCCTCGTTGCCGGCGACCGGCGCACGCCCGCCGGCCCTTACAGCTGGAGCGGAGAACTCCTGGAGGCGGTCAACGCCTATTCACCCGACTTCTCCATAGGAATTGCCGGTTATCCGGAAGGCCACCCGCAGCTTAGCCAGGAGCAACTCAGCAGCAGCCTCCTCACGAAAGCGCCGCTGGCGTCCTCCATGGTCACGCAGATGTGCTTCTCCGCCGAGGCAATCAGCCGGTACGTCCGGTCAATCCGCACGAGCGGCATCCAGCTACCCGTGTGGGTTGGAGTCCCGGGTCCTGTCTCCGTCAGGAAACTGGTGTCCCTGGGGGCACGCCTCGGCGTCGGCCGCTCCCTCAAGCTCGCCCGCGGGACCGGGATGGCGGGAGCGCTCTGGCGGCGGGACGACTTCCTGAGCTACGACAGCGGACGCCTGATCCGCGAGGTTCACCAGGAGTTGGCGGGCGATCCCCTCTTTGCCGGGTTCCATGTCTACACCTTCAACGACCTCGGCCGCCTCCCTGGCCTCCTGGATGATCTGCGGGCACTGCAGCCGACCATTTCGCTGGCCCCAGGCAGCACCTCCATTCCACTGTTTCCTGCCAAGATCTGA
- a CDS encoding bifunctional 5,10-methylenetetrahydrofolate dehydrogenase/5,10-methenyltetrahydrofolate cyclohydrolase: MNTTLLSGRNLAKLIQQKAHDQARNLETDGLRPTLAVVVATGDGSTLWYVRSIERAAESAGINCRIVDLGHDATRQVLASALKDLSDEPSVNGIILQTPLPPGVDADALVGHIAPEKDIDGANPLSLGRLAVGQPSFAPATARAVTEILDHFDIPVAGRNVVVIGRSAVVGKPLSLLLLERDATVTVCHSRSGALEKYTKTADVVVVAAGRTGLLNGGHISSGAVVIDVGTNVLSDGSLVGDVDEASVRGIAGALTPVPGGVGSVTTSLLLLHTTEAAREQSRALVRGTAV; this comes from the coding sequence TTGAACACGACTCTCCTCTCTGGACGAAACCTGGCAAAGCTCATTCAGCAGAAAGCCCACGACCAAGCCAGGAACCTCGAAACTGACGGCCTGCGCCCCACCCTTGCAGTGGTTGTGGCCACCGGCGACGGCTCCACGCTCTGGTATGTGCGGTCCATCGAACGGGCTGCAGAAAGCGCAGGCATCAACTGCCGGATCGTGGACCTGGGCCACGACGCGACAAGACAGGTGCTGGCCTCAGCCCTGAAAGACCTCAGCGACGAGCCGTCCGTCAACGGCATCATCCTGCAGACGCCGTTGCCTCCCGGCGTTGACGCAGATGCGCTGGTTGGGCATATCGCCCCCGAAAAGGACATCGACGGCGCGAACCCTCTGAGCCTTGGCCGGCTGGCTGTGGGCCAGCCCTCGTTCGCCCCTGCCACGGCACGGGCCGTCACCGAGATCCTGGACCACTTCGACATCCCTGTGGCGGGCCGGAACGTCGTCGTGATTGGACGCTCAGCCGTCGTCGGAAAGCCGCTGTCCCTGCTGCTGCTGGAACGCGACGCCACCGTCACCGTCTGCCACTCCAGGTCAGGGGCGCTGGAGAAATACACCAAGACGGCCGACGTCGTGGTGGTCGCCGCCGGGCGTACCGGCCTGCTGAACGGCGGCCATATTTCCTCCGGGGCAGTTGTGATCGACGTCGGCACCAACGTCCTTTCCGACGGGTCCCTCGTGGGGGACGTGGACGAAGCCAGCGTCCGGGGCATCGCCGGGGCGCTGACACCCGTTCCGGGTGGCGTCGGCTCAGTCACCACGTCCCTGCTGCTCCTGCACACCACCGAGGCCGCGCGGGAACAGTCGCGTGCCTTGGTCCGGGGAACAGCGGTATGA
- a CDS encoding FdhF/YdeP family oxidoreductase gives MASKAPKQNIDESKLTVTKPKTTAVGIPAVANALKISLEQMGPLRSIQTLLAVNQVDGFDCMGCAWPEHEKRNAAEFCENGAKAVAEEGTRRRVTPEFFAQHSISDLKTRDDYWLGQQGRLTHPMLLEEGATHYEPIEWDDAYELIAQEIRDMEHPDQSVFYTSGRTSNEAAFAYQLLVRGIGTNNLPDCSNMCHESSGSALVETIGIGKGSVSLTDLETASLIFVAGQNPGTNHPRMLSALEKAKKNGAVIISVNPLPEAGLLRFENPQNISGMVVGTQLTDDFLQIRAGGDQALFQGLGKYLLEAEAQGRKTPGLPTVLDHEFIKDHTVGIDEYLRYLEKAEWDDIVEATGLTLEQIKSTGERLLASSATIVCWAMGLTQHKHSVPTLRDVVNVLLLQGNIGKPGAGVCPVRGHSNVQGDRTMGIFEKMPESFHDRLDHEFQFLSPRAHGFDTVAAIRAMRDGKIRVFIGMGGNFVRAAPDSEVTEQALANTRLTVQISTKLNHSHVSTGRRALILPTLGRTEKDTQRTGDQRVTVEDSMSAVHASRGRLKPASEHLHSEVAIVCNIAHKIFTGSDDLPLPNTPKADWLAMRDDYSIIRKHIEAVLSGFENFEERIQNPGGFVLPHPPRDARKFDTASGKAHFTGNELEFIRVPAGRLVLQTLRSHDQYNTTIYGKDDRYRGIHGGRRVVMINADDITELGFTDGDMVHLISEFQGTERRAENFRIVSYSTPKGCAAAYYPETNVLVPLDSVADTSGTPTSKSVIVRLERAEA, from the coding sequence ATGGCTTCCAAAGCCCCCAAGCAGAACATCGACGAGTCAAAACTGACCGTGACGAAGCCCAAAACGACGGCCGTCGGCATTCCGGCTGTAGCGAACGCGTTGAAAATTTCCCTCGAGCAGATGGGCCCGCTGCGCAGCATCCAGACGCTCCTGGCTGTCAACCAGGTTGACGGCTTTGACTGCATGGGCTGCGCCTGGCCTGAACACGAAAAGCGCAATGCTGCGGAATTCTGCGAGAACGGCGCCAAGGCAGTGGCCGAAGAAGGCACGCGCCGCCGCGTCACGCCCGAATTCTTCGCACAACACTCCATTTCAGACCTGAAGACGCGCGACGACTACTGGCTGGGCCAGCAGGGCCGGCTGACGCATCCGATGCTCCTCGAGGAAGGTGCAACCCACTACGAGCCCATCGAATGGGACGACGCTTATGAACTGATCGCCCAGGAGATCAGGGACATGGAGCACCCCGACCAGTCGGTCTTCTACACCTCCGGGCGGACATCGAACGAGGCAGCCTTCGCCTACCAGCTACTCGTTCGCGGCATCGGGACGAACAATCTGCCCGACTGCTCCAACATGTGCCACGAATCCTCCGGCTCGGCCCTGGTGGAAACCATCGGCATCGGAAAAGGCTCCGTCAGCCTCACGGACTTGGAGACGGCGTCGCTGATCTTCGTGGCGGGCCAAAATCCCGGCACCAACCATCCGCGCATGCTCAGCGCGCTGGAGAAGGCGAAGAAAAACGGCGCCGTCATCATCTCCGTGAATCCACTTCCGGAGGCAGGGCTCCTGCGGTTCGAGAACCCGCAGAACATTTCCGGCATGGTGGTGGGCACACAACTGACCGACGACTTCCTCCAAATCCGCGCCGGCGGCGATCAGGCCCTCTTCCAGGGGCTTGGCAAATATCTTCTCGAAGCCGAAGCGCAGGGGCGCAAGACCCCCGGCCTCCCCACCGTGCTGGACCACGAGTTCATCAAGGACCACACCGTTGGCATCGACGAATATCTGCGGTACCTCGAAAAGGCGGAATGGGACGACATCGTCGAAGCCACCGGACTGACACTGGAACAGATCAAATCCACTGGCGAGCGCCTGCTGGCTTCGAGCGCCACCATCGTCTGCTGGGCCATGGGACTCACCCAGCACAAGCACTCAGTTCCCACCCTCCGCGACGTGGTCAACGTCCTGCTTCTGCAAGGCAATATCGGCAAACCCGGAGCCGGCGTCTGCCCCGTCCGCGGCCACTCCAACGTCCAGGGCGACCGGACCATGGGCATTTTCGAGAAGATGCCGGAGAGCTTCCACGACCGGCTTGACCACGAGTTCCAATTCCTCTCCCCCAGGGCGCATGGCTTCGACACCGTGGCCGCCATCCGCGCCATGCGGGACGGCAAGATCCGCGTCTTCATTGGCATGGGCGGCAACTTCGTGCGGGCGGCCCCGGATTCCGAGGTCACGGAACAGGCGCTGGCCAATACCCGCCTGACGGTGCAGATCTCCACGAAACTGAACCATTCCCACGTATCGACGGGTCGACGTGCACTGATTCTTCCGACGCTGGGACGCACCGAGAAGGACACCCAGCGCACCGGCGACCAGAGGGTGACCGTGGAGGACTCCATGAGTGCGGTCCACGCCTCCCGCGGACGCCTGAAGCCCGCCAGTGAGCACCTGCACTCTGAAGTGGCCATTGTCTGCAACATCGCCCACAAAATCTTCACCGGCAGCGACGACCTCCCGCTGCCCAATACCCCCAAAGCCGACTGGCTGGCCATGAGGGACGACTACTCCATCATCCGGAAACACATCGAGGCGGTCCTCAGCGGCTTCGAGAACTTCGAGGAACGGATCCAGAACCCTGGTGGGTTCGTCCTGCCCCACCCGCCCCGGGACGCCAGGAAGTTCGATACTGCTTCGGGCAAGGCCCACTTCACAGGCAACGAACTGGAATTCATCAGGGTCCCCGCGGGACGGCTCGTCCTTCAGACCCTGCGCTCCCATGACCAGTACAACACCACCATCTACGGCAAGGACGACCGCTACCGCGGCATCCACGGCGGGCGGCGCGTCGTCATGATCAACGCCGACGACATTACTGAGCTGGGGTTCACGGACGGGGATATGGTCCATCTCATCTCCGAATTCCAGGGGACCGAACGACGGGCCGAAAACTTCCGCATCGTTTCATACTCGACGCCCAAGGGTTGCGCGGCGGCCTACTACCCGGAAACCAACGTCCTCGTGCCACTTGACTCCGTCGCCGACACCAGCGGCACGCCGACCTCCAAGTCCGTTATCGTGCGGCTTGAGCGGGCCGAAGCGTGA